One window of Thermodesulfovibrio aggregans genomic DNA carries:
- a CDS encoding toxin-antitoxin system HicB family antitoxin translates to MKTIKKEKSQALTLRIPKSLHESLKKLASEEKTTLNQLCLYLLAKGLGQKEKD, encoded by the coding sequence ATGAAAACTATTAAAAAAGAAAAATCCCAAGCATTAACCCTCAGAATTCCTAAATCTCTCCATGAATCTCTTAAAAAACTTGCCAGCGAAGAAAAAACCACATTGAATCAGCTCTGTCTTTATCTACTCGCAAAAGGGTTAGGGCAGAAGGAGAAAGATTGA
- the csm6 gene encoding CRISPR-associated ring nuclease Csm6, translating into MQTKYEEVLVCVAGATPQIITETIYALANKNPPVYIDKIYIITTKTGKEKIKDTLIDRGILNALLNEYSLPPIDFSEESIIVIENEGKEIEDIRNASENEATADTIIKFIRELTLNPKLRLHCSIAGGRKTMSFYLGSALQLFGRIQDKLYHVLVSPEFESNPDFFYKPKIDRNIMYLSPNGKRLKINTSEAKIELAELPFIRLAEKLNLHGKTFKELISESQSEIDMATTQPQIEINIKDRLINIASEKIHLDPIMLTLYATLLKQKISCKYDRTCSGCSECYVSLIALTEEPLLSIMADFYSEIYDFDNYEKAQFKKKLSDRYSIDVLRSYISKINRTIRGTLKVAQFIPYCLVTSIRKYAATVYGIPVDRRKIILK; encoded by the coding sequence ATGCAAACTAAATATGAAGAAGTTTTAGTTTGCGTAGCAGGAGCTACTCCGCAGATAATTACTGAAACAATCTATGCTCTTGCCAATAAAAATCCGCCAGTATATATTGATAAAATTTACATTATCACTACAAAAACAGGCAAAGAAAAGATAAAAGACACTCTTATTGACCGAGGCATTCTTAATGCTTTGTTAAATGAATATAGCCTTCCTCCTATAGATTTTTCTGAAGAATCAATAATTGTAATCGAAAATGAAGGAAAAGAAATTGAAGATATCAGGAACGCATCTGAAAATGAAGCAACAGCAGATACAATAATCAAATTCATAAGAGAGCTTACACTTAATCCTAAATTAAGACTTCACTGCTCAATAGCAGGTGGAAGAAAAACAATGAGTTTTTATTTAGGTTCTGCACTCCAACTCTTTGGTCGGATTCAGGACAAACTCTATCATGTGCTTGTCTCTCCAGAGTTTGAATCGAATCCGGATTTTTTCTATAAACCTAAAATAGACCGAAACATAATGTATCTTTCACCAAATGGAAAAAGACTAAAAATCAACACATCAGAGGCAAAAATAGAGTTAGCCGAGTTACCTTTTATAAGGCTTGCTGAAAAATTAAATCTTCATGGCAAAACTTTCAAAGAACTTATTTCAGAAAGTCAGAGCGAGATTGATATGGCAACAACCCAACCACAAATTGAGATAAATATTAAGGATAGACTGATAAATATAGCCTCTGAAAAGATTCATCTTGACCCGATAATGTTAACACTTTATGCAACGCTTCTTAAACAAAAAATCTCCTGCAAATATGACAGAACTTGCTCAGGATGCAGTGAATGTTATGTTAGTCTCATTGCTCTCACAGAAGAGCCTCTTTTAAGCATCATGGCTGATTTTTACAGTGAAATCTACGATTTTGATAATTATGAAAAAGCTCAATTTAAAAAGAAACTCTCTGATAGATACAGCATTGATGTCTTGAGAAGTTACATAAGTAAAATCAATAGAACAATTAGAGGTACGCTTAAGGTGGCTCAATTTATCCCTTACTGCCTTGTAACTTCAATAAGAAAATACGCAGCAACAGTCTATGGAATTCCTGTAGACAGGAGGAAAATTATTCTAAAATGA
- a CDS encoding EAL domain-containing protein, whose protein sequence is MLEKTLGLKPEIREDLLLYSDCEIGKTFEALISAELSTPEKEDIELAILSTNEPLNLRIFKRLKKLSYYLELYANRDFVEMLKEARLTVHFHTIIDGAERDIFGYECLTRGVKNNGDIVPPKILFEVAKMTDLLFYLDRASREIAIKTAAVKGIKEKKVFINFIPTAIYDPKFCLSNTIAWAYKMEYNPSNLVFEVVESHRVSDLKHLKEILDYYRENGFKVALDDVGSGFSNLESLVVLKPNYLKIDMEIVRDIHKDKLKQSICRALVDIAKENDIKTIAEGIETKEEFIFLRDLGIDYFQGFYFSKPAPEPIRKLEIDL, encoded by the coding sequence TTGCTTGAGAAGACACTGGGGCTAAAGCCTGAAATAAGGGAGGATCTTCTACTCTATTCCGATTGTGAGATTGGAAAAACCTTTGAGGCTCTGATTTCTGCAGAATTATCTACTCCAGAGAAGGAAGACATAGAGTTGGCCATTCTCTCTACCAATGAACCCTTGAACCTCAGGATTTTCAAAAGACTTAAAAAACTCTCTTACTATCTTGAACTCTATGCCAACAGGGATTTTGTGGAAATGCTGAAAGAGGCGAGATTGACCGTGCACTTTCACACTATTATTGATGGAGCAGAGAGAGATATCTTTGGTTATGAGTGTCTCACTAGAGGGGTTAAAAACAATGGAGACATTGTTCCACCGAAGATACTCTTTGAGGTAGCTAAGATGACCGACCTTCTTTTCTACCTTGACAGGGCAAGCAGGGAGATTGCTATAAAGACAGCTGCTGTGAAAGGGATCAAGGAAAAAAAGGTATTCATCAACTTTATTCCTACTGCGATTTATGATCCCAAGTTCTGTCTCTCTAACACAATTGCCTGGGCTTATAAAATGGAATATAATCCCTCTAATCTAGTCTTTGAAGTCGTTGAATCTCACAGGGTAAGCGATTTAAAGCATCTTAAGGAGATACTGGACTACTATAGAGAGAATGGATTTAAGGTTGCCTTAGATGATGTTGGCTCAGGCTTTTCCAATCTTGAAAGTCTCGTGGTTTTGAAACCAAATTACCTGAAGATTGATATGGAAATTGTGCGGGATATTCACAAAGACAAGCTCAAGCAATCGATCTGTCGCGCCCTTGTGGATATTGCCAAGGAGAATGATATTAAAACTATTGCAGAAGGGATTGAGACTAAGGAAGAATTCATTTTCCTGAGAGATTTAGGGATTGACTACTTTCAAGGTTTTTATTTTTCCAAACCAGCCCCAGAGCCCATACGGAAATTGGAGATTGACCTGTAA
- the csm5 gene encoding type III-A CRISPR-associated RAMP protein Csm5 yields MNYEIKLHTLTPVHIGCDDSYTPVEFIIDTDRNTLIQFDLFEFIENLSPEEWQEFNSIASNPSPIALVHIYRFYSKMKGKIKGRELPIPNELSKRYTEVKQLKNDRDMLKGFNEFEIPRTFYNPYTLEPIVPGSSIKGSLRTAFVEALIKEHDRNRLERKEYNQIEEELLGGKMQKDPFRLLKISDFEPENSVKTKILYQINVRKERETSRESLSIPIEVIPEGALFRGTIKIESPIEGSGIRKSIEFKDLLLKSHSHYAKIFNKEIDLRKIKNFKLPNITQFRDGLKEKYFILRIGKHSGAEAVTWEGLRKIRVRTREGIQRRSESTTIWLASQEKKPKSFINAMPFGWVMLEVC; encoded by the coding sequence ATGAACTATGAAATAAAGCTTCACACATTGACACCTGTTCATATAGGTTGCGATGACAGCTACACACCTGTTGAATTTATTATTGATACTGACAGAAACACATTAATTCAATTTGATCTTTTCGAATTTATCGAAAATCTATCACCAGAGGAGTGGCAGGAGTTTAATTCAATAGCGAGCAACCCATCTCCAATTGCATTAGTGCATATATACAGGTTTTATTCCAAAATGAAAGGTAAAATAAAGGGAAGAGAACTTCCCATACCGAATGAACTATCAAAGAGATACACAGAAGTGAAACAACTTAAAAATGATAGAGATATGCTCAAAGGCTTTAATGAATTTGAAATTCCAAGAACTTTCTACAATCCCTACACCTTAGAACCCATTGTACCGGGAAGTTCCATAAAGGGCTCACTCAGAACAGCTTTTGTAGAAGCACTGATTAAAGAACATGACAGAAATAGACTTGAAAGAAAAGAATATAATCAAATAGAGGAAGAGCTACTTGGCGGAAAAATGCAAAAAGATCCCTTCAGATTGCTTAAAATATCTGATTTTGAACCTGAAAACTCAGTTAAAACAAAAATTCTTTATCAGATCAATGTAAGAAAAGAAAGAGAAACCTCTCGAGAAAGCCTTTCAATTCCAATTGAAGTCATACCAGAAGGAGCGCTTTTCAGGGGAACAATTAAAATAGAAAGCCCTATTGAAGGTTCGGGAATAAGGAAATCTATTGAATTTAAAGATTTGCTTCTTAAATCGCACAGTCATTATGCAAAGATATTCAACAAAGAAATAGACCTGAGAAAAATAAAAAACTTCAAACTTCCTAATATCACTCAATTTAGAGACGGACTCAAGGAAAAATACTTTATACTCAGAATTGGCAAACACTCTGGTGCTGAGGCAGTTACATGGGAAGGATTAAGAAAAATAAGAGTGAGAACAAGAGAGGGGATTCAGAGAAGATCAGAATCAACCACAATATGGCTTGCCTCACAGGAAAAAAAACCTAAAAGCTTCATAAATGCAATGCCCTTTGGCTGGGTAATGCTTGAGGTCTGTTGA
- the csm3 gene encoding type III-A CRISPR-associated RAMP protein Csm3 yields MRLLEVKEIRGKIILKTGLHIGSGNMEMQIGGTDNPVIKHPYTNEPYIPGSSLKGKIRSLLELYYGVVAQAVLSEDLRKAGGLASPKMLKSNFDGKEHVINILKVFGAGAGEGMSEELSMKIGPTRVSFSDCFLNEEFIKEAEQKRWSYVEVKSENRINRITGTAEHPRFIERVPANAKFNFSIYFKILEKEDNNLFKDYLLKGLKLLEYDSLGSSGSRGYGKIKFEIEGDENLKREFENIKLWG; encoded by the coding sequence ATGAGACTTTTAGAGGTAAAAGAAATTAGAGGAAAGATAATTTTAAAAACTGGACTTCACATTGGCTCAGGTAATATGGAAATGCAGATTGGAGGCACAGATAATCCTGTAATCAAACATCCCTATACAAATGAACCATATATCCCTGGTTCATCGCTAAAAGGAAAGATTAGAAGCCTTCTTGAACTATATTATGGCGTTGTAGCTCAAGCTGTCCTCTCGGAGGACTTAAGAAAAGCAGGAGGTCTTGCCTCACCAAAAATGCTTAAATCTAATTTTGACGGTAAGGAGCATGTAATAAACATACTAAAAGTATTTGGAGCAGGAGCTGGAGAAGGCATGAGCGAGGAATTATCCATGAAAATCGGACCTACTCGTGTTTCATTCAGTGACTGTTTTCTTAATGAAGAATTTATAAAGGAAGCAGAGCAGAAAAGATGGAGCTATGTGGAAGTAAAATCAGAAAATCGCATTAACAGAATAACCGGTACTGCAGAGCATCCAAGATTTATTGAGAGGGTTCCTGCCAATGCAAAATTCAATTTTTCAATTTACTTTAAAATTCTTGAAAAAGAAGACAACAACCTTTTTAAAGATTACTTGCTCAAAGGATTGAAACTACTTGAATATGACAGCCTTGGCAGTTCAGGAAGTAGAGGTTATGGAAAGATTAAATTTGAGATCGAGGGAGATGAAAATTTAAAAAGAGAGTTTGAAAACATAAAGCTTTGGGGGTAA
- the csm2 gene encoding type III-A CRISPR-associated protein Csm2, which translates to MNNPQRSDETRGPSLPEIKFWQNREKELVNPDLFSDVADKWAATIKESGTREGDKNKISQIRKFYDEVLLFASRVRGEEDFQKMLPYIKMLNAKAAYAKGRKHITEDFKNFISNCLSQIQTKKDFDVFTKFFESFMGYYKYYEETKSRR; encoded by the coding sequence ATGAACAATCCTCAAAGAAGTGATGAAACAAGAGGTCCATCATTGCCGGAGATCAAATTCTGGCAGAACAGAGAAAAGGAACTCGTTAATCCTGATCTTTTCTCAGATGTGGCAGACAAATGGGCAGCGACTATAAAAGAGTCGGGTACAAGAGAAGGTGACAAGAACAAAATCTCTCAAATAAGAAAATTTTACGATGAGGTTTTGCTCTTTGCAAGTAGAGTGAGGGGAGAGGAGGATTTCCAGAAAATGCTTCCTTACATTAAAATGCTAAATGCAAAGGCAGCCTATGCAAAAGGAAGAAAACACATAACTGAAGATTTTAAAAACTTCATATCAAACTGTCTCTCACAAATTCAAACAAAAAAGGACTTTGATGTTTTCACAAAGTTCTTTGAGTCATTCATGGGATACTACAAATACTATGAAGAAACTAAGAGCAGGAGGTAA
- the csm4 gene encoding type III-A CRISPR-associated RAMP protein Csm4: protein MKTYVIKIKPLTGFGSYIKGDTLFGHICWQIIYDPHILGKTFSEFLADYESNPFSIVSSAYPVVDGKIYLKRPALPLNFLFSLSDEEIVSKRKELKKRNYFPFENPLKPLVEIDYMSLSFIKEDIQTRCTINRLTGTTGEAPFTPYSVDKLYFNCNLAIFVGLREDVEIEKFIEIISRIGKIGYGKDATVGYGKFEVIEYEYIDVMKTTEKPNAVYTLSPSVPDKEEVKKIYYTPFVRFGRHGSYLARSSNPFKNPVIFADEGAIIIPKKFPEKPYIGKTIKGLSKSVPETVCQGYSLILPVEVSNEL, encoded by the coding sequence TTGAAGACCTATGTGATAAAGATAAAACCTTTAACAGGGTTTGGAAGTTACATAAAAGGTGATACCCTATTTGGGCACATATGCTGGCAGATAATCTATGACCCTCATATACTTGGTAAAACTTTTTCTGAATTTCTTGCTGACTATGAGAGCAATCCCTTTTCCATAGTATCCTCTGCCTATCCGGTAGTTGACGGCAAGATATATCTTAAGAGACCTGCTCTTCCACTGAACTTTCTGTTTTCACTAAGTGATGAAGAGATTGTAAGCAAGAGAAAAGAATTAAAGAAGAGAAACTACTTCCCCTTTGAAAATCCTCTAAAACCTCTTGTAGAGATTGACTATATGAGCTTATCTTTTATAAAAGAAGACATCCAGACAAGATGCACCATCAACAGGCTTACAGGAACCACAGGTGAAGCACCTTTTACTCCATACAGTGTTGACAAGTTATACTTCAACTGTAATCTCGCTATTTTTGTTGGGTTAAGAGAGGATGTAGAAATAGAGAAGTTTATTGAGATAATTAGTAGAATTGGCAAAATAGGATATGGCAAGGATGCAACTGTTGGTTATGGTAAGTTTGAAGTTATTGAGTACGAATATATTGATGTGATGAAAACAACAGAAAAACCAAATGCGGTCTATACACTATCACCATCAGTACCTGATAAAGAGGAGGTGAAGAAAATTTATTACACTCCCTTTGTTAGATTTGGACGGCATGGAAGCTATCTTGCGAGATCATCAAATCCTTTCAAAAATCCTGTGATTTTTGCCGATGAGGGTGCTATCATAATACCAAAGAAATTCCCTGAAAAGCCATACATCGGAAAAACCATAAAGGGACTATCAAAATCAGTCCCTGAGACTGTCTGTCAGGGATACTCTTTAATTTTGCCAGTGGAGGTAAGCAATGAACTATGA
- a CDS encoding ASCH domain-containing protein: MKALVIKQPWANQILSGEKTIEYRSWNTKYRGDILIVSEGQAIGIMTISDVRYNRQSGMYEWVISSVRRIKPFSVRGRLGLFEVPYHPHTDYQTNQEHR, translated from the coding sequence TTGAAGGCTCTCGTCATCAAACAGCCCTGGGCAAATCAGATTCTCTCTGGTGAAAAAACTATTGAGTATCGTTCTTGGAACACAAAATATCGTGGTGACATTCTCATTGTTTCCGAAGGTCAAGCAATAGGCATTATGACCATCTCTGATGTCAGATATAACCGCCAATCTGGCATGTATGAGTGGGTTATTTCATCAGTTAGGCGCATCAAGCCTTTTTCTGTGCGTGGCCGATTAGGATTGTTCGAAGTTCCCTACCATCCACATACCGATTATCAGACAAACCAAGAGCATCGTTAA
- the cas10 gene encoding type III-A CRISPR-associated protein Cas10/Csm1: MINLEVLKIALAGLLHDIGKFSERAEREIPANYIASNQSLYQPEYKGRYTHQHSLHTAYFLDENYKYFPEELTRHSSDAVSLINLASKHHKPDSPEQLIISEADHLSSGIERKEFEETDTYTRSAREIPLMTILEDISITNKWKENKPENFNFVYPVQMLSPNSIFPIKKDEYGIPKYKELYEKFITLFRNLPHKSCPKLWFEHLDSLLLLCCSSIPSATVGITEKGFKEIVSDISLYDHGRLTAAFATALYIYHSQTNSMDKNSIKDRESEKFIIIEGNLYGIQDFIFSEGGSTVKNAAKLLRGRSFYVSLLSELAADYILEQIGLPITSIVTNAAGKFKIIAPNTEETTNAIKMAKEKINQWLIEKFYGEVSIGIVYIKASYNDFIQQNGVSELLKKIGKASEIQKFDKINILKNGGSVTNYLNDFSSEFGVCPVCNRRAARGRNKIKEDNLCDICYDHVKIGKELVHENRIAITTKDANLKEKLRVPVFDKYQLAFVTGELSELAKEGKVIHFWDINKLWQSDKYSEEKIYSFKLINGYVPRFIEEMDTDEIIEKLTYGEKKEDKIQILETLREDTILSFHHIAKFALEKSDDGYVGVDALGVFKADIDNLGTIFLKGLRPEKRTFSRYTTLSRHLNLFFTLHIPYLCRTKFKQIYTIFAGGDDLFLLGPWTDMISFAKRLSEDFNRYTCENSEITLSAGIYITKPDTPVLTMAEQSEKALEYAKASGKNRITIFNVPVRWNDLEYIENIRNQLNRWLEEQLITRSLIYKLNEILEMVRQERIIRQQQISDPRKLNALTWRSKLYYHVIRNVGKGKTKEDRINIATEILENLVKWLEMPEEAFRIPLWQTIYMKRRA, encoded by the coding sequence ATGATTAATCTTGAAGTATTAAAAATTGCTTTGGCTGGTTTACTTCATGATATTGGAAAATTTTCTGAACGGGCGGAAAGAGAAATTCCTGCAAATTACATAGCTTCCAATCAATCATTGTATCAACCAGAGTACAAGGGAAGATACACTCATCAGCACTCTCTTCATACAGCTTATTTTCTTGATGAAAACTATAAGTATTTTCCAGAGGAACTTACCAGACATAGTTCTGATGCTGTATCACTAATAAATCTTGCATCCAAACATCATAAACCAGACTCTCCAGAGCAGTTGATTATCTCAGAGGCTGACCATTTAAGTAGTGGCATTGAAAGAAAAGAATTTGAAGAGACAGACACGTACACAAGGTCAGCCAGAGAAATCCCTCTTATGACAATTTTAGAGGATATTTCAATTACTAATAAATGGAAGGAAAACAAACCTGAAAATTTTAATTTTGTCTATCCTGTTCAGATGCTATCTCCTAATAGCATTTTCCCGATAAAAAAAGATGAATACGGAATACCTAAATACAAAGAACTTTATGAGAAATTTATTACTCTTTTTCGAAATTTACCTCATAAATCATGTCCTAAGCTCTGGTTTGAGCATCTTGATTCATTATTGTTGTTGTGTTGCTCTTCCATCCCCTCTGCGACTGTAGGAATTACTGAAAAAGGTTTTAAAGAGATCGTATCCGATATTTCACTCTATGACCACGGAAGGCTCACAGCTGCGTTTGCCACTGCTCTTTATATTTATCACAGTCAAACTAATTCAATGGATAAAAATTCCATAAAAGACAGAGAGTCAGAAAAATTTATTATTATCGAAGGAAATTTATACGGAATTCAGGACTTCATATTTTCTGAAGGTGGTTCAACAGTAAAAAACGCTGCCAAACTACTAAGAGGCAGGTCATTCTATGTTTCTCTTTTAAGCGAACTTGCAGCCGATTACATACTTGAACAAATTGGTTTGCCCATCACATCAATAGTAACAAATGCAGCAGGAAAATTTAAAATAATTGCTCCAAATACAGAAGAAACAACCAATGCTATAAAAATGGCTAAAGAAAAAATTAATCAATGGTTGATTGAAAAATTTTATGGAGAAGTATCAATAGGCATAGTATATATAAAAGCCTCCTACAATGATTTTATACAACAAAATGGAGTCTCTGAGCTACTTAAAAAGATTGGTAAAGCCTCAGAGATTCAAAAATTTGATAAAATTAACATTCTCAAAAATGGCGGTTCTGTGACAAACTATCTCAATGATTTCTCCTCTGAATTTGGCGTATGTCCAGTATGTAACAGGAGAGCTGCACGGGGTAGAAACAAAATAAAAGAAGACAACCTCTGTGACATCTGCTATGACCATGTAAAGATAGGAAAAGAACTCGTTCATGAAAACCGAATAGCAATAACAACTAAAGATGCCAATTTAAAGGAAAAATTAAGAGTTCCCGTATTTGATAAATACCAGTTAGCATTTGTGACCGGAGAGCTTTCAGAGCTTGCAAAGGAAGGGAAGGTAATACATTTTTGGGATATTAATAAGCTCTGGCAAAGTGACAAATATTCGGAAGAAAAGATTTATTCTTTCAAATTAATCAATGGATACGTGCCAAGATTCATAGAAGAGATGGATACAGATGAGATAATTGAAAAACTTACTTACGGAGAGAAAAAGGAGGATAAAATACAGATTCTTGAAACCCTAAGAGAAGACACAATCCTCAGTTTCCATCACATAGCCAAGTTTGCACTCGAAAAATCAGATGACGGATATGTTGGAGTAGATGCTCTTGGTGTTTTTAAGGCAGACATAGATAATCTTGGAACTATATTTCTAAAAGGGTTAAGACCTGAAAAAAGAACATTTTCAAGATATACTACTCTTTCACGCCATCTCAATCTCTTTTTCACCCTCCATATACCCTATCTATGTAGAACCAAATTTAAACAGATTTATACCATCTTTGCAGGCGGTGATGACCTTTTCTTACTTGGACCCTGGACAGATATGATAAGCTTTGCAAAGAGGCTATCAGAGGATTTCAACAGATATACCTGCGAGAACAGTGAAATAACTCTATCAGCAGGAATATACATTACAAAACCTGACACACCAGTTCTTACAATGGCTGAACAATCTGAAAAGGCTTTAGAGTATGCAAAAGCTTCAGGAAAAAACAGAATTACAATTTTTAATGTTCCTGTTCGATGGAATGACTTAGAATATATTGAAAACATAAGAAATCAGTTAAATAGATGGCTTGAGGAACAGCTCATAACAAGGTCTCTCATTTACAAGCTAAATGAAATTCTTGAAATGGTAAGACAGGAGAGAATAATTAGACAACAACAAATCTCTGACCCACGGAAACTTAATGCTCTAACATGGCGTTCCAAGCTCTATTACCATGTTATAAGAAATGTAGGAAAGGGAAAAACAAAAGAAGATAGAATAAACATTGCAACAGAGATACTTGAAAACCTTGTTAAATGGTTAGAAATGCCAGAGGAAGCCTTCAGGATTCCTCTCTGGCAAACAATATACATGAAAAGGAGGGCTTAA
- a CDS encoding MBL fold metallo-hydrolase yields MLENIKWLGHDTFKIIGEKIIYTDPFQIKKPDKADIILITHEHYDHFSPDDIKKLLTPDTIIVLPKDCSGKIRAKEIIVKPGDKITVEGIEIEVVPSYNTNKKFHPKEKGWVGYIFKIMGKRIYIAGDTDYIPEMKTFKDIDIALLPVSGTYVMTAEEAVQAAIDIKPKIAIPMHYGSIVGSENDAHYFAEKLKGKIDVVILKPEE; encoded by the coding sequence ATGCTGGAAAATATTAAATGGCTTGGACATGATACTTTTAAAATCATTGGTGAAAAAATTATCTACACTGACCCATTTCAAATTAAAAAACCTGATAAAGCTGATATTATTCTGATTACCCATGAACATTATGATCATTTTAGTCCAGATGACATTAAAAAGCTTTTAACTCCTGATACTATTATTGTTCTTCCAAAGGATTGTTCTGGCAAGATCAGGGCAAAAGAGATTATTGTGAAACCAGGAGACAAAATTACTGTTGAAGGCATAGAAATAGAAGTTGTTCCCTCTTACAACACTAACAAGAAGTTTCATCCTAAAGAAAAAGGTTGGGTTGGCTATATTTTCAAAATAATGGGTAAAAGAATTTATATTGCTGGAGATACCGATTACATCCCGGAGATGAAAACATTTAAAGATATCGATATTGCCCTGTTGCCTGTTTCAGGAACCTATGTCATGACTGCTGAAGAAGCGGTGCAGGCTGCAATAGATATTAAACCAAAGATAGCAATTCCAATGCATTATGGAAGTATTGTTGGCTCTGAAAATGACGCCCATTATTTTGCTGAGAAACTTAAAGGTAAAATAGATGTAGTAATACTTAAACCCGAGGAGTAG
- the cas6 gene encoding CRISPR-associated endoribonuclease Cas6 gives MEITYKIVNYIIKAQTEIYLPDFKGSAFRGGFGNIFRKITCVLKRFDCLDCPIKQKCIYAYVFETIPDVSSNIMNMHKYEKVPHPFIFEPPLDRKKTFYPDEKLSLRVILVGKGIEFLPYFTFTIAELGEVGIGKGRGKFKIEEIVVSKVETLSLVNSNPSDKKVSKVDIRAITPIRIKHNRQLTDNLEFSIFIKALLRRLSLLYYFHVENKKPPIDVHKLLGLSEQIQKVKENTFWYDWERYSSRQNTRMKLGGILGEITYSGHLTPFVSYIKAGEILHVGKGTSFGLGKYEIVDME, from the coding sequence ATGGAAATAACCTATAAAATAGTAAACTACATAATAAAAGCTCAAACAGAGATTTATCTTCCAGATTTCAAGGGCTCTGCTTTCAGAGGAGGATTTGGAAATATATTCAGAAAAATAACATGTGTTCTAAAGAGATTTGATTGTTTAGACTGTCCTATCAAGCAAAAATGCATATATGCCTATGTTTTTGAAACTATTCCCGATGTTTCAAGCAATATAATGAACATGCATAAATACGAGAAAGTTCCACATCCATTTATTTTCGAGCCCCCTTTAGACAGAAAAAAGACTTTCTATCCCGATGAAAAACTCTCATTGAGGGTAATCCTGGTTGGCAAGGGAATTGAGTTTTTACCATATTTTACATTTACAATCGCCGAGTTAGGTGAAGTCGGAATTGGAAAGGGAAGGGGTAAATTCAAAATAGAGGAAATCGTCGTATCAAAAGTAGAAACTCTCTCATTGGTAAACTCTAATCCTTCTGATAAAAAAGTCTCTAAGGTAGACATCAGAGCAATAACTCCAATAAGAATAAAACACAATCGTCAACTTACGGATAATCTTGAGTTTTCCATTTTTATCAAAGCCCTATTAAGAAGGCTATCTCTTCTTTATTATTTTCATGTAGAGAATAAAAAACCCCCTATTGATGTGCACAAATTACTTGGTCTTTCTGAACAAATTCAGAAAGTAAAAGAAAATACCTTTTGGTACGATTGGGAAAGATACTCGTCAAGACAGAACACTCGAATGAAACTCGGAGGAATTTTAGGAGAGATTACCTATTCAGGACATTTAACACCCTTTGTTTCATATATCAAAGCAGGCGAGATACTTCATGTAGGCAAGGGAACAAGTTTTGGGCTCGGCAAGTATGAGATAGTTGACATGGAATAG